In the Oscillospiraceae bacterium genome, TGCAAGCGCTGGTTTCGGAGAATTGAAATGTTGAATTTTGAGACCGTGGCTTTTGAGACCTCGTTCGGATTCAGTCAACAGTTGTTTGCGTCCGATAAGCCGGAAATCGTTTTCACAGGCCGTTCAAACGTCGGAAAATCCAGTTTGATCAATAAACTCTGCAATAAAAAATCCATGGCGAAAGTGGGTCAAACCCCGGGAAAAACGCAGACGATCAACTTCTATAATCATCCGCAGTTCCGTCTGGTCGACCTGCCCGGTTACGGTTATGCCAAACGCGCCAAATCCCGAAAAGACGACTGGGGCAATCTGATGGAGGACTACTTTCAAAGCGGT is a window encoding:
- the yihA gene encoding ribosome biogenesis GTP-binding protein YihA/YsxC, whose protein sequence is MLNFETVAFETSFGFSQQLFASDKPEIVFTGRSNVGKSSLINKLCNKKSMAKVGQTPGKTQTINFYNHPQFRLVDLPGYGYAKRAKSRKDDWGNLMEDYFQSGRDIRLAVALTDIRHEPTADDRMMIDFFVKADIPFVIAATKADKLNKTELASFHKNFPNMNSSRLIAVSALSGLGIDDLKRAIEDACGN